In the Dermochelys coriacea isolate rDerCor1 chromosome 23, rDerCor1.pri.v4, whole genome shotgun sequence genome, AGGAAGATCTCCTGGGGCCCCTGTGCTGGAGGGGCTGATTGTGCCTCACCTGGGACAAGAGAGGGCGAGGAAACAGCTTATGTGGCCTGTGCTAACACTTGCTTCCCCTCCTCAACCTTCTGAGGGTGtttggggagagaacccaggagtcctggctcccagcaccccctgctctaacccccagcccctgctcccctcccagagctgaggggagagaacccaggagtcctggctcccagcaccccctgctctaaccccccagcccccactcccctcccagagccgaggGGAGACCCcacgagtcctggctcccagccccctgctctaaccccccaggtccccccactcccctcccagagccgaggggagaccccaggagtcctgacccccctgccccccggcagGTGGAGTTTGAGGCCCTGAAGCACGAGCTGCAGTGCCGGGATGAGGAGGCAGTGCTGGCCGGagcccagctggaggagctggggcGGCTGCGGGAGCTGGCGGAGCGGCAGCTGGAGGAGGCGCTGGAGACGCTGGCGGTGGAGCGGGAGCAGCGGCGGGAGCTGCGGCGGGAGCTGGCGGCCTGCACCGGGGGCCGCCCCAGCTCGCTGGGCAGCCTGCAGGCCGGCCTGGAGGAGCTAAGCCAGGATGAGGAGCTGGACAGCGGCTTTGCCAATGGCAGCGCCAGGATGGGGGACTTCGGGGAGCGGGCATCCACTCCCCGCGCCCACCCTGCGCCCAGCCTCGTCGCCGACCTCTTCAGTGAGCTCAGCCTGGCCGAGGTGcacaagctgcagcagcagctgctccaggtcaggggcggggcctggggatTCCCTGCTGGGCTGGTCAGTAGCGGGTCTGGGGGCTCAGGGGCACCGCCTGCTCTAGGTTGTGGGCGGGGGCATGGGGGTTCGTTGCTGCCtcatggtgggggcagggcctggggcgtaGCTTGGGGCAGGTCTTGAGGTTCCAGCCATTCCAGGTAAGGGAAGACCCCAGAGCATCTCGTGTTAGGGGGAGGGGGCctggaggctcagggcagggtatGGGGTGGCAGAGCACCTCGCGGTGGGTGTCTTTGTGCCAGGGGCTCCCAGGTGAGGTGggagctcaggggagggaggcCTGGGAAACTCCCAGCCCAGGGGGTGGCCAGGTGTCTCCTCCCCTGTACCCGACCGCGGTTCAGATCCAGGAGTAGATGAAGGGCTGAGCCCATTAGGTGGGTGAAGAGGGGCCCAATTGGCAGGAGCAGCTGGGGGGGAATGTGTCATCAGTTAACCCCTTCATTgccaacccccccttctctgcgCATTAATGGGGCCATTAAGACTTCAGTAACCAGGAAGCAGCCTTCCCTGTGGGAAACTCAGTCAGTGGGACTGGCTTCCAACTGGTGTGACCTGGGAATCCCTTGCGCTTGGTGCGAGCAGTGTGAGTCGCGCCCGTCTCCCAGCGTCGCCCGCAGCTGGCTCTCGCCTGCACTGTCGTCTTTGCTGAGGGGGTGGAGCAAGGCAGGAAGCCACTGATACACCCCACATCCTGCAGCAGCAGGCCCTCCGCAGAGCACATCTTGTCTCGCTTGGTGGCTGCACCTGGGCCATGCCAGGTTTACGCTGCGCCAGGCCTCCCTGCCAGCTCTGGCGTGGCTTGCaggggagctcccctcccccaagttgTCTCTGGCACCGAGCAGATCTCCAAGCCCCTGGCAAGTAAGTGCTGTAGCCATCCAGCCCCCTGGGGCTTTCCAAAACACGCCCTTGTGCTTGGTAGCCACAACGCTGCTGTTCTGGCTTCCCGTCGAACCCACACAGCACTTGGAGACATGGCCCGGGGGCCCCCCACCACTGggggccccacccccactgggtgCTGTATGCCCCCTTCCACCCCATGGAGACTGGCACCAGGCGCAGCGCGCACACACCAAGAGCAGGTCCCTGAACAGGCAAcgcggggaggggagagaggtgtACCAAAGATGACAGCCAATCTGTGGCAAAttggggattgaacccaggagtcctggctcccagcccctgtcacggggtccccaggcgatgctctggaactgctccctacgaagccaggcaggactctgggggagtctcctcttggggagcagcctgtctgcaggacacagctcacccagcttcccccttcctgcGTCCGACCTCGGAGCCTttagcatcctctgcccctccgtgcacttcccaccgtgagtccgcccaggcggggtcctggggggccagagggtcctgccccccaactttgcagtcagacgtgactctcagccagccagtaaaacagaaggtttattagatgacgggaacatggtctaaaccagagcttgtaggtgcagagaacaggaccccttagctgggtccattttggggggcagtgagccagacaaccccgtctgcacttcactcctcgtccccagccagccccaaccgactccccctccagcctctgctcctctgggctttgtccctgtcCCGGGCcaggcaccggattcctttgttctccaaccctttagctctcacctggCAGGGCAGAAGGGCCCaagccatcagtggccaggagacagtgTCGCCATTTacgtaccctggccctttgctctgcaacaatgaAACCCCCtgccttatcccaccccctagagacttacgaaatgcctaggggaaactgaggcacccctacagtattcagaggaaacattaagaacagtcccgcttcgtcacagcccctccctcccatctctgccactctAACACAcaagaccccgctcccctcccagaacccattagaacccaggtgtcctgaccccATGCTCACAGGCCTgccatctctctccctgcaggTGGATCGGGAGAAAGCCTCCCTGGCGGCTGATGTGAGGGTGGCCCGGGGGCAGCTGGACAGCTCCAGGGTGGCCTTGACGGATCAGCAGCAGCGCAGTGGCCTCCTCCTGGAGCAGCTCAAGGCCAGGCCAGCATCCCTGGAGCCTCAGCCCTGGCACGACCTGGTAGCACAGCTGGAGGGGCAGCTGCAGGCCTCCCGGAAGCTggcaggggagctgcaggcccGGCTGGCCCAGGTgcaggaggagctgctggggctgaCGGAGGAACTGGCCACCCTCTACCACCAGGTCTGCGCCTGGCATGGCCTGACACCACGGCGGGTGGTGCTGGATTATTACCGGGACGGGCGTGGCACCAGGGGGCTGCTGGGCAAGAGGGAGCCGGGGGGCAAGCCCCGTCTCCAGCCGGAGCCAGGGGCGGGGCCCTGTGAGGACCAGTCACCCCCTGGGGAGCCCCTTAATGTCTCCAACCTGGCGGTGGTGCTGCGGGAGCAGCTGGGGCACCTGCAGGGGGCACTGGTCTTGTGGCGGCAGCGGTCCCCTGGGCAGGGCCCGCCAGCCGCCGAGCTCGAGCAGGACAAGGAGGCGCTGGCTGAAGAGGTGATGAAGCTTCGCTCCCTGCTCAGCACCAAGCGGGAGCAGATCGCCACGCTGCGCACCGTGCTCAAGGCCAACAAGCAGGTGGGCGCGCTGCGGAGGGCTCGTCTGTGCCCCCTGGGCACCTTAAGCCCCTCCCTTTAAGGGGGTATGGGGCAGCCTGTCTGGATCCAGTCAGCCATCTCCtttgatgggggggaggggttgtgggagCCGTGTGTGTGAGGGGCGCAGGCCCAACTGACTCCGAGATGCAGAGGCTCTGTGtatgggggggctgtgggtgtgtCTGGGTACATGGGGGACGTGGGCTTGTCCAGGTCTCGCCCCAGAGGGCAGAggctgggttggggtgggggctgtgggccCTCCGGCTCTcaccccccctcttcccccagatggcagaggctgtgggtgggggatggggattgCATGCAGGGGGCGTGGGCCCATCCAgttctcacctccccccaccccatcgtTGAATGGTGGGGGGCACAGGCCTGTCCAGCTCTCACCTCCCATCTCCTCCAGATggcagagggtgggagtggggatgcgGGAGGGGGGGCACGGGCCCTCCagctctcaccccccccaccccagatgacagagggtggggatgtgggagggggggcACAGGCCCTCCGGCTCtcaccccccctctccccccagacgGCAGAGGTGGCGCTGTCCAACCTGAAGGGGCAGTACGAGGGGGAGAAAGCCCTGGTGTCGGACACCATGCTCAAGCTGCGCCGTGAGCTGAAGGCCTTGAAGGAGGACgccaccaccttctcctccttACGCGCCATGTTTGCCAGCCGGTGAGGGGGAGCCCCCCagctggggcacagggctggaACTGCCTGTCAGGAAGCAGGACTactgggtggggatggggctaCTTAAGGGGTGGGGCTAGCCGCAGGGGACCAAGCCGGGGGTGGGCGGAGCCCCTGGCCAGTGCCACCTGACCCCCTGCGTCCCCCAGGTGTGACCAGTATGTGTCCCAGCTGGACGAGATGCAGCGGCAGCTGGCAGTGGCAGAGGATGAGAAGAAGACGCTCAGCTCCTTGCTGCGCATGGCCATCCAGCAGAAGCTGGCACTCACCCAGCGCCTGGAGAGCCTGGAGAGCCCAGCCCACGGCACCAGGGCCAGACCACGCAGCACCAGGAGCACTGCGGTAAGGCACAGGCTTGCCCCCTTCGTGGCTTCCTGGGGCACCTCCAGGTGGCACAGAACCAGGACGGGGCTTTGGAGGGCCTGGCTGCACCCCACAGCCATGGTCCTGTTCCAGACCTTGGGGCCAGAGGGGgtccctcatcccctgccccagcggTGGCAGCCTGGGTCCCCAGCAGTTGGGGGGCATGGACTGCTGTGCTCCGACCCCCAACAAAGCCCCTTGCGGGGTGGGAGTTGAGGTGCCTGGAGGTGTCTTTTTCTGTCTCTTGAAGTGaagggctcaggctctctgcagactcaggcaaatCTCCCTGGCTACCGGTTGTCCAGCCATGGGGCCTGTGTCCTGGCTGGTCTCTGCCCCCCAGGCAGGAAGGGGGCAGTGGGGCTAAGCTGTGAGGTGGCCTGGCCATCTCCTCTTGATATCAGTCccagcttggggggcagggattggTGCCGTGGGTGGTGGGGGTGTCCCCTTTGCTCTGCTCCCAGGGTAACTGGGTTTTTCCCACACAGAACTGAGACCTCAGCGGCCTTGCAGAGAAACACGCAGGATTGGTGCCAACCAGCACCAGGACCGGCACCGCCCTTCACCGCCCGTGCCTTCAATGCTGCAAACTGCCGACAGACCCTTGACCTCTGCCACAGCTGCCCCCGCCAGCGGGCAGCTGCCAGGCCTTAACCGCTCAGGGCTAGGTAGGGTGTAGCCAGCCGGCCCGCTGGGGGCAGAGCACTGGCCGGTGTCTCTGCCTTGCTGAGTgagacctcctcctcctcctcctcctgggggGTGGCTCAGGGTCCCACGCTtacagggcaggggccaggcctggTTCTTAgagacccccctctcccccccaatccCCACACTTGCAGGGCGGGGGCCAGGCCTTGCATTCGGAGGCCCTCAACACCTGCACTTTTAAGGCACTATCCCCTTTTCTCACAGCACCATTTTGCACTTAGAGCTGGTGATCTCAGGGGAGTGGCTGTGGGGGGTACCTGGGGTATGGGGGCATGCGCTGTATGAACTGCTCTGTGTATCCCCCAGGGTCAGACAAGTGACCGGGGCCTGGTTACTTTGCCTCCAATTAAACAGCTTTTGTCTCCTCTTGGGCCTGGAACTCTGGTCAGGGGATGGGCAAAGGCGCTGTGTGGCCCATGCCACGCACCCCACAGCTGTAGGATGGGGATTGGATCAGAGTGGATATGCTGTGGGGAGCTTGCAGGGCAGGCTAGCTGTGAGGGCACATCATGCTGGCtttagcaggggctgtgggggtctTTTCTTCGGCCTCCCACCTGaagtgccaggtgctgcactgaCCCCCTGCCCAAAATCATGGAATCCCCACTGTGCTGACCACCCCATACACCTCCAGCCTCCTATGCCAGAGCTGGGTCAGGGCCCATATTGTGTGGAGTGCTACATTCCCACCCCTGATGATTGGTGTTCTCTTGTTGTATGGGGTCCCCTATAGACCCTTGGGCCTGAAATCAGGGCCccctattgtgctgggtgctgcatggCTCCCCTGCCTGAGCTGGGGGTCCTAGTGTGGGCTGGGCATGGCGCAGTCCCTGCCTGCAGGAGCTCCTGGCCTGGAGCAGAcaaaggggggaaactgaggcccaaggAAGGCCATCCTTGCCCCTCGCTCATAgagcaggtctgtggcagaggtggggatagaacccaggcgtcctggctcccagccttcccactccacccctgcctggGCCCCTGGCTTACCGGAGAGGAAATGAAAATCTGACCCGCCTGGGGCTGGCTTGGTCTAGACGGGCCCTTGgcaggggaagcagtgactcaaaCCTGGCTGGGAATATGAATGAGATGGGGGGAGGGTGCTGTCAGGCTGGCTGCTGTGCAGATCCCACCTGGGGGGGGCTATAGGGGCGGGTGCTGCGCAGCTCCCCTTGACCTGGCCATCTACAGCCCCTCCATTGGGTTTGTAAGGGTGGGCAGGGAAAATGAAGGACAGGGGCATGACTTCCCCCAAGGTTACATAGCAGCTCTGacccagaacccaggagtcctggctcccagccccctttctgCTCTAGCTCCCTAGACCccattcctctcccagagccagggagcgaACCCAAGAGTCCTGTGAGCACCCCTCCCCCTATTCTAACCACCAACCCAGGGGGAGCAGAGATCGCTGTTCAGCTGGGTCTCCCTGTCTGCACTTCCTGTCTTACATAACGTCCAACTGTTCACCAGCTGGCCTGTCCCAGCCTCCTGCCAGGGCCCCCTAACCAGCCCAGCCGGGGTGGGCCCCCTATAACCAGCCTGGGGGGCTGTCCTGTCATCAGGCAAGGGGCCCCTATAACCAGCCCCAGACAGAGGGGCCATGTCTCCGTGCCAGGCGAGGGGTCTCTGTACAACTGGCACCAGCTGGAGAGGCCGTGTCCCAGCGTCAGGCGAGGGGTcccctgtgacaaagtggggggtTCTCTTGGTTTTGTCAGTGGTTTGCA is a window encoding:
- the LOC119847160 gene encoding protein bicaudal D-like isoform X1 produces the protein MELVQAPTDLAQLQAEVGRLAAELQEATQEKVQAAQYGLAVLEENGELKQRCGELEGQLHGLSSELSQMKEALAECHSSHRRAAVAGENREESLVREAAASEAQLAARLGEQQGELRHLQCRLSNAGAESERLHAALQGLRQECQALEAEKAQLREELKLYKSRELRQLQDCTELEEENISLQKQMSVLKSNQVEFEALKHELQCRDEEAVLAGAQLEELGRLRELAERQLEEALETLAVEREQRRELRRELAACTGGRPSSLGSLQAGLEELSQDEELDSGFANGSARMGDFGERASTPRAHPAPSLVADLFSELSLAEVHKLQQQLLQVDREKASLAADVRVARGQLDSSRVALTDQQQRSGLLLEQLKARPASLEPQPWHDLVAQLEGQLQASRKLAGELQARLAQVQEELLGLTEELATLYHQVCAWHGLTPRRVVLDYYRDGRGTRGLLGKREPGGKPRLQPEPGAGPCEDQSPPGEPLNVSNLAVVLREQLGHLQGALVLWRQRSPGQGPPAAELEQDKEALAEEVMKLRSLLSTKREQIATLRTVLKANKQTAEVALSNLKGQYEGEKALVSDTMLKLRRELKALKEDATTFSSLRAMFASRCDQYVSQLDEMQRQLAVAEDEKKTLSSLLRMAIQQKLALTQRLESLESPAHGTRARPRSTRSTAN
- the LOC119847160 gene encoding protein bicaudal D homolog 2-like isoform X2; amino-acid sequence: MELVQAPTDLAQLQAEVGRLAAELQEATQEKVQAAQYGLAVLEENGELKQRCGELEGQLHGLSSELSQMKEALAECHSSHRRAAVAGENREESLVREAAASEAQLAARLGEQQGELRHLQCRLSNAGAESERLHAALQGLRQECQALEAEKAQLREELKLYKSRELRQLQDCTELEEENISLQKQMSVLKSNQVEFEALKHELQCRDEEAVLAGAQLEELGRLRELAERQLEEALETLAVEREQRRELRRELAACTGGRPSSLGSLQAGLEELSQDEELDSGFANGSARMGDFGERASTPRAHPAPSLVADLFSELSLAEVHKLQQQLLQVDREKASLAADVRVARGQLDSSRVALTDQQQRSGLLLEQLKARPASLEPQPWHDLVAQLEGQLQASRKLAGELQARLAQVQEELLGLTEELATLYHQVCAWHGLTPRRVVLDYYRDGRGTRGLLGKREPGGKPRLQPEPGAGPCEDQSPPGEPLNVSNLAVVLREQLGHLQGALVLWRQRSPGQGPPAAELEQDKEALAEEVMKLRSLLSTKREQIATLRTVLKANKQV